The genomic window TAGAGGCTGGAACTCGTGGAGCTGAGGTTTTCGCGCAGGCCCATGGTGTCGCCCTGGCGGATGTAGTCGTAGTTGGCGCTCAGCTGCGGCAGGGCGGGGCTCAGGGCGATGGTGGCGTCCTTGCCTGCGATCTCCACGGACTTGAGCGCGATGGCGATGTCGGGGCGCTGCATGTAGGCCTCGTCCAGGGCCTGCTGCAGGGTGGTCTTGAAGGGGATCTGGGTCAGCTCGCCCGTGTAGTCCACGCTGTTTTCCAGGGGGATGTTCAGAAGCGAGTTGAGCTGGGCCAGCTGGATGTCCACGGAGTTCTGGGCGGCCAGCAGGGCCTGCTCGGCGCTGGCAAGGTCGGACTCGGCCTGGAGGACGTCCAGGCGGGGGCGCAGGCCCACGTCGTAGAAGGCGCGGGTCACCTTGAGCTGCGAATCCAGGCGGGCCACGGAGTCCTGGTTGGATTTCACGTCGGCGCGGGACTTGAGCAGCGTCAGGAAGGCCGTCTGGACCGTGCGGATGAGCGTCAGTTCGGAGCGCTTGAACAGGGCGTCGGCCTGATCCCTGGCCAGCTTGGCCTTCTGGTAGCTGGAGAGCAGGCGAAAGCCGGTGAACAGCGGCTGGCTGACGTTCAGGTCAAGCGTGGCGAACAGCGAGGGGTCGTACCAGCGGGAGGTGGCTCCGGTCAGGGTGGTTCCATTGACGGTGTTGGTCACCGCCACGGGATATCTCGAGGTGCTCGAGGTGGACGTGTAGTTGACCGTGCCCACGGGCGCGAAGGCCGCCACGGAGGCGCGCACGCCTTCCTGTGCGCCGTAGATCTGCTGCTTGGCGGACTGGATCTGGGGGTTGGCCTCGATGGCGCGCAGGACTGATTTTTCCAGGTCCATGCGCGGGGTCTCCTGGGCCAGGGCCGTCGCGGCGGCGGCCAGAATGCACAGGGCGAGCGCAAGAGCGCGACGTATCATGTGTGCCTCCCGTGGGGAGCGCCTGAACGGCGCGCCCCGTAATCAACAATATGAAGAACGAGTTAGTAGGAACTATGTCGAAGGACGTACCATTCGATGGGCAATGGCTTCGCCACGACGGGCAAGGTATAGCCAAGTTCAAATCGTATGAAAAGGGCAAAAAAAATCAGGGGCCGCAGCCCCTGACAGTGTGTGGGTTGATTAGGGGGGCTACACGTCCAGCAGCACCACTTCGATCTGCTTCTTTCCGAACTGTAATGCGCGGTCCTGGTCGTTCATGTAGATGTCCACATGCTTTGTTTTGCTGTTGCCCATCAGGTCGGTGATGGTGAAAATCCCGTGATTCTTGATGTAGACCTTTTTGCCGAACACCCATCCCTGGTTGAACAAGTCGCGAGACACGGCTATCGCGCCTTCCTTGGGCTTGGACAGGGAGGCGGTGAGCAGTTGCTGTTCGGGGAACTCACGCAGTTCCACGCTGGAGTAGGCGGTCACGGTGAGCAATTTGTTTGGAATGGGGTCGGCAATTTTGGAGAGGTTGGCCATGACCACCAGGCGCAACAGGTTTGACTCGTCGCGCACCTTTTCCATTTCCAGACGCATCTCGGCTTTGTCATTCTCGGCAGCAACCAAAACGGATTCCAACTGCACTGTCTCGCGATGATAGTGATAGGCTGCAACACTCAAACAGATCAGCAAGACTATGTTCAGGCATTTTAACATTGTTACCTCCTGCAATGGAACAGAGCCCATTTGCGATGTCCGGGCGGCCCTCATGGACGCGGCCGGGGATGTCATGGTAGGGCGATTAGCAGATGAGGATTTGGCCTGCAACCCCTTTTTTCTCCCGGGTCGTCAACGGCCCACGGTTGCCCCGGCTGGCGCGAACGGCTAGAAGACCCGAAAAAGGAATTCCCCCATGCCACCGAGGGACCATCTCCCCAGAGGCTCCGAGCCGCTCTACCTGATCGACGGCTCCGCCTTCATATACCGTGGGTTCTACGCCTTCAGCGACCTCACGCGCTCCGACGGGTTTCCCACCAACGCGCTCTATTCCGTTTTACGCCTGGGGCTCCGCCTCCTGCGGGAGGAGCGCCCCCGCTACGCCGCCTTTGTCATGGACGGGCGCGGCCCCTCCTTCAGGGCGGACATCTTTCCGGCCTACAAGGCCCAGCGCGAGAAGATGCCAGAGCCCCTGGCCCAGCAGATGGACCCCATCGTCGCGGGCATGAAGCTCCTGGGCTTCCCGGTGCTGCGCGAGGAAGGCGTGGAGGCCGACGACACCATCGCCACCCTGGCCGCGCGCTGCAAGGCCGTCGGTCCGGTGGTCATCATCGGGGCGGACAAGGATCTGCGCCAGTGCCTGGACGAGCAGGTGCTGCTCTGGGACCCCTCCGGCAAGCAGGAAAAGCTCACCACCCTGCGGGACTTCCAGGCGGATTTCCCCCCCGGCCCGGCCTTCTGGCCGGATTTCCAGGCCCTCACTGGCGACTCCAGCGACAACATCCCCGGCGTTCCCGGCGTAGGCCCCAAAACCGCCATCGAGATCGTGGCCCAGTTCCCGAGCCTCGAAGAGCTTCGCGAGGGCGTGGCGCTCCTCAAGCCCGCGTGGCGCAAGAAGATCGAGCCCCACCTGGAAGACGTGTTCGTGTACCGCGAGCTGACGCGCCTCAAGCTGGACGCCGCTGTGGACGTCTCCCTGGAGTCCCTGGCCGTGGCCCCCGCGCCCCGCGAGGAGCTGGTTGATTTCCTGAACGCCTACGAACTGCGCTCGCTCCTGCGGGAATTGCCCCGCGAGGGCGCGCCGGGCGGCCAGAACGGCTCCCCCAGGCCGGATCAGCCGAACCAGCCGGGCCGGGCGTCGCTGTTCGATGCCGCCCCTGAGGGCGGAGCAAGCAAAGGCGCTGGCGTGTCCGGGTCGTCTCCCCAGTCCGCCCCTTCGGCTTCCCCTGCTCCTTCTGATGGAGGGCAGCTGTCGCTGTTCGGTTACACCGCCGTCCCGCAGCCCGCGCCCCAGGCCGCTCCGGTGCAGGCCACGCCCCTTGCGGAGCTTCCTTCTTTTAATGATAGGAACACCGCCCTGGTCCCCACGGACGACGGCTTCCTGCTGGCCGTGTCCGGACAGCAGTGGCTGGTGGCAGCCACCCCGGCGGAGCTAGCCCCGCTTTTGGCCGGTGCCGCCTCGGTGGCCGCGCCGTCGCTCAAGGACCTGCTGACGGCCAGCCTCGAGTGGGAGCGCGTGCCCCTGGAAAAGTGGTTCGATCTGAGTCTGGGCGCATATCTTTTGAGCCCGGAGGAACGCGTGTATTCCTGGGGCAGGCTGCTGGACAGCCTGTGGTCCGACCCGGGCTTCAGCCCGGAGGAGGCCCCGGACGGCGCGCAGGGGCTGGCCTGTCTGGCCCTGGCCCGGCGCTTCGCCGCGCGCCTGGAGCAGGCCGGGCTGACCCCGCTTCTGCGCACCCTGGAGCTGCCCCTGGTGCCCGTGCTGGTGCACATGGAGCGCGCGGGCATCGGCATCGACAAGGCCGCCTTCGCCGCCTTCGCCGAAGAGGTGAACACCCGGCTTTCGGAGCTCACCGAGCGCATGTACCAGCAGGCCGGGATGCGCTTCAACGTGCGCTCCAGCCAGCAGCTGGGTGACGTGCTGTACAACAAACTGGGGCTCAAGGCTCCGGGCAAGACCCCCGGCGGAGCGGCCTCCACCTCCGCCGAGGTGCTGGAGCGTCTGGCTGGCCAGCATCCGCTGCTGGATTCCATTCTGGAATACCGCAAGCTGGAAAAGCTGCGCTCCACATATCTGGAGCCGCTGCCGGGCCTCGCCGACGAGAACGGGCGCGTGCATACCACGTTCAACCAGCTGACCACGGCCACGGGGAGGCTCTCCTCCAGCGCCCCCAACCTTCAGAACATCCCCGCGCGCGGCGACCTGGGGCGGCGCATGCGCGGCCTGTTCACCGCCGCGCCGGGCATGCTGCTCACCTCGGCGGACTACTCCCAGATCGAGCTTCGGGTGCTGGCGCACTTCTCCGGCGACCCCACCCTCATGGAGGCCTTCCGCCTGGGCCAGGACATCCACGGCCGCACGGCCGCGCTTCTGTTCGACAAGCCCCAGGGCGACGTGACTTCCGAGGAGCGCCGTCAGGCCAAGACCATCAACTTCGGCCTGCTCTACGGCATGGGGCCGCAGAAGCTCGGGCGCGAACTGGGCCTGACGCTGAACGAAGCCAAGGATTTTATCGCGAAATATTTTGAGCGCTTATCCAGGCTCAAAGAGTACTACCAGTCCCTTGTGGAGCAGGCCAGGGAGAACGGCTTCGTCACCACGCTGGCCGGGCGCAGGCGGCTTCTGCCGGACATCCGCTCGCGAAACACCCAGCTGGAGGCCCAGGCCCGCAGGCAGGCCGTCAACACGGTGATCCAGGGCAGCGCGGCGGACATCATCAAGATGGCCATGCTGGCCGTGGCCCGCGATGAGACGCTTAAAAATCTGAACGCGCGGCTCATCCTCCAGATTCACGACGAACTGGTGCTGGAAGCGCCCGAGGCCTCGGCGCGCGAGGCCGGAGACCGCTTGGCCTCGCTCATGACCGGGGTGGTGGAGCTTTCCGTGCCCCTGGTGGCCGACGTGGGCGTCGGGCGCGACTGGGGCCTGGCCCACTAGTGCCGCGTATGAGAAAAACATGAACATGTTTTTCTCATACAAAATGCTTGGTTCTCTTGGGTTAGGGTCACGCATTGTATGAACGCATTTTGAGAACGCCACACTGCCGGGCAACACGTAGCGGTTTTCTTTGGTCAGGCTCATGTATGACGCCGGGCAGACACTGCAAGCACGACAAACGGGGAAGAACCGGGGCATGAACATCACCGCCAAGACCATCAAGGAAGACCTGGCCCGCTGCAAGGCCGCCTACCTGAAGAACGAGGACCTGAAGGCCCTGGCCACCCTGGCCTCGGCCCTCAAGGGCTTCGTCTCCGTGAAGCTCCCCGGCACCGACCGGAGCGAGGTGGAGAGCCTTTTCCGCGAAGCCTTCTCCAATGTGAGCAAGATCGCCCGCGTCCTGAAGTACGTTCCCAAGGGCATCCCTTATTTGAAGGGCGAGGAAGCCAAGCTCTTTCAGTACATGGCAGCCGTGTACAAAAAGGTGCAGCAGGACATCGAGACCGAGTCGCTGGAGGAGATGCGCCAGCGCAAGCTCAAGATCGACCAGCTGGTGATAAAGGGCATGAAGCTCCTGGAGGACGGCAACCTCCTGGAGGCCCAGCGCAGCTTCCGCGAGGCCGTGACCCTGCACGTGGACGAGGAGGGGCTGTTCCCCATGCTGGCCATGAAGCTCATGGACAAGGGGCATCACAAGGCTTCGCTGGAATACCTGCGCGGAGCCATTGAAACCAGCCCGGACAACGCCCGCGCCTACGACCTGCTGGTGACCGCCATCACCAAGCTCAAGGAAACCGAGCCTGGGCTCAAGCTTTTGAACGACGTGCGCAAGAAGACCGGCGAGAGCCCTCTGTGGCTGGCCGCCTCGGCGCAGATCAAGGGGCAGGCGGGCAAGTGGCCCGAGGCCAAGGCCGACGCCGAAAAGGCCCTGGCCGCCAAGCCCGGCCTGGACATGGCCGCGAAGGCCCTGGCCAAGGCGAAAAAGGCGCTTGGCGCCGGGTAGGGGCGAAGTGGCCAGAAGCCTCCGGCGGCCAAAGGGCTTCGCCCTTGTGGAATCCCTTATGGGGTCGGCGGGTTCCCGCCTGTGTCGCCGTGCCGGGAGGTTTTCGTGTCCCAGAACGATGTGAAGACGCCACGCTGACATGGCGGGCTTGACCCCGTCCCCGCACGGGGCGATAGTCCGTCTACGATGCATACCCCTCATTCTTCAGCCGGGTCTTCCGGCGTGAGTTCGGGCAGCGCCGTGGTGGCCGCCACGGACCTTACCCGCGTCTACCACACGCGCGGCGGCGACGTGGCCGGGGTTCGCGGCGCGAGCTTCCGGATTCAGGCCGGGCAGGTGGTGCTGCTCAAAGGGGCCAGCGGCTCGGGCAAGTCCACGCTGCTCTCGCTCCTGGCCGGATTGGACACCCCTACCGGGGGCGAACTCTCCGTGGCCGGGTGCGACCTGCGCCGCGCCTCCCAGGCCGACCTCACGTACTTTCGCCGCCGCACCGTGGGCATGGTCTTCCAGAGCTTCAACCTGATGCCCACCATGACCGTGCTGGAGAACGTCTGCCTCCCGGCGCTGCTGGCCGGAGACGCGCTCTCCGATGTGCGCCCCCGGGCCATGGCCCATCTGGAGTGGCTCGGGCTCAGCCACCGCGCCACGCATCTGCCCGAGGAGCTCTCCGGCGGCGAGATGCAGCGCACGGCCATCGCCCGCGCCCTGATAAACGACCCTCCGGTCATCCTGGCCGACGAACCCACCGGCAACCTGGACAGCGTCAGCGGACAGGCCGTGGCCGACTATCTGGCGGAGCTTGGCAGGCGCTTTGGGCGCACCGTGCTCATCGCCACCCACGG from Fundidesulfovibrio putealis DSM 16056 includes these protein-coding regions:
- a CDS encoding tetratricopeptide repeat protein codes for the protein MNITAKTIKEDLARCKAAYLKNEDLKALATLASALKGFVSVKLPGTDRSEVESLFREAFSNVSKIARVLKYVPKGIPYLKGEEAKLFQYMAAVYKKVQQDIETESLEEMRQRKLKIDQLVIKGMKLLEDGNLLEAQRSFREAVTLHVDEEGLFPMLAMKLMDKGHHKASLEYLRGAIETSPDNARAYDLLVTAITKLKETEPGLKLLNDVRKKTGESPLWLAASAQIKGQAGKWPEAKADAEKALAAKPGLDMAAKALAKAKKALGAG
- the polA gene encoding DNA polymerase I; amino-acid sequence: MPPRDHLPRGSEPLYLIDGSAFIYRGFYAFSDLTRSDGFPTNALYSVLRLGLRLLREERPRYAAFVMDGRGPSFRADIFPAYKAQREKMPEPLAQQMDPIVAGMKLLGFPVLREEGVEADDTIATLAARCKAVGPVVIIGADKDLRQCLDEQVLLWDPSGKQEKLTTLRDFQADFPPGPAFWPDFQALTGDSSDNIPGVPGVGPKTAIEIVAQFPSLEELREGVALLKPAWRKKIEPHLEDVFVYRELTRLKLDAAVDVSLESLAVAPAPREELVDFLNAYELRSLLRELPREGAPGGQNGSPRPDQPNQPGRASLFDAAPEGGASKGAGVSGSSPQSAPSASPAPSDGGQLSLFGYTAVPQPAPQAAPVQATPLAELPSFNDRNTALVPTDDGFLLAVSGQQWLVAATPAELAPLLAGAASVAAPSLKDLLTASLEWERVPLEKWFDLSLGAYLLSPEERVYSWGRLLDSLWSDPGFSPEEAPDGAQGLACLALARRFAARLEQAGLTPLLRTLELPLVPVLVHMERAGIGIDKAAFAAFAEEVNTRLSELTERMYQQAGMRFNVRSSQQLGDVLYNKLGLKAPGKTPGGAASTSAEVLERLAGQHPLLDSILEYRKLEKLRSTYLEPLPGLADENGRVHTTFNQLTTATGRLSSSAPNLQNIPARGDLGRRMRGLFTAAPGMLLTSADYSQIELRVLAHFSGDPTLMEAFRLGQDIHGRTAALLFDKPQGDVTSEERRQAKTINFGLLYGMGPQKLGRELGLTLNEAKDFIAKYFERLSRLKEYYQSLVEQARENGFVTTLAGRRRLLPDIRSRNTQLEAQARRQAVNTVIQGSAADIIKMAMLAVARDETLKNLNARLILQIHDELVLEAPEASAREAGDRLASLMTGVVELSVPLVADVGVGRDWGLAH
- a CDS encoding TolC family protein, producing MIRRALALALCILAAAATALAQETPRMDLEKSVLRAIEANPQIQSAKQQIYGAQEGVRASVAAFAPVGTVNYTSTSSTSRYPVAVTNTVNGTTLTGATSRWYDPSLFATLDLNVSQPLFTGFRLLSSYQKAKLARDQADALFKRSELTLIRTVQTAFLTLLKSRADVKSNQDSVARLDSQLKVTRAFYDVGLRPRLDVLQAESDLASAEQALLAAQNSVDIQLAQLNSLLNIPLENSVDYTGELTQIPFKTTLQQALDEAYMQRPDIAIALKSVEIAGKDATIALSPALPQLSANYDYIRQGDTMGLRENLSSTSSSLYLERHQFQLKFTWKAWDWGNTFFTYRQANDNVKKLQADLARLRLDVGAEVKTQFLNIQDAAKRITVAKAGLAAATEGYRMAVARYQAQVGTNTDVLDAQARVSRAEFQLTQALTDYQIAIANLYYSVGRKNMKLSDL
- a CDS encoding 3D domain-containing protein, translating into MLKCLNIVLLICLSVAAYHYHRETVQLESVLVAAENDKAEMRLEMEKVRDESNLLRLVVMANLSKIADPIPNKLLTVTAYSSVELREFPEQQLLTASLSKPKEGAIAVSRDLFNQGWVFGKKVYIKNHGIFTITDLMGNSKTKHVDIYMNDQDRALQFGKKQIEVVLLDV
- a CDS encoding ABC transporter ATP-binding protein, with amino-acid sequence MHTPHSSAGSSGVSSGSAVVAATDLTRVYHTRGGDVAGVRGASFRIQAGQVVLLKGASGSGKSTLLSLLAGLDTPTGGELSVAGCDLRRASQADLTYFRRRTVGMVFQSFNLMPTMTVLENVCLPALLAGDALSDVRPRAMAHLEWLGLSHRATHLPEELSGGEMQRTAIARALINDPPVILADEPTGNLDSVSGQAVADYLAELGRRFGRTVLIATHGALADHLADRTLCIKDGQVSEGECGLS